From one Triticum aestivum cultivar Chinese Spring chromosome 4B, IWGSC CS RefSeq v2.1, whole genome shotgun sequence genomic stretch:
- the LOC123094180 gene encoding histidine-containing phosphotransfer protein 2-like: protein MAAAALRAQLNAHIAGMYTNGVVDEDTFEELRDEGTAAEVSRLFIYDASEIIDDIDLLMEEPEVDFDEVEALTQQLMRCTSSVGAQQVNLACMHFGNFYAIQYKQGCLVSLTLVRNEFYIVRHELEIVMQLEEQIAACGPDS from the exons ATGGCAGCCGCAGCACTGAGGGCGCAGCTGAACGCCCATATCGCCGGCATGTACACCAAT GGTGTGGTGGACGAGGATACATTCGAGGAGCTGCGGGACGAGGGCACCGCCGCCGAGGTCTCCCGCCTCTTCATCTACGACGCCTCCgagatcatcgacgacatcgacctCCTGAT GGAGGAGCCTGAAGTGGACTTTGACGAGGTGGAAGCCCTGACGCAGCAGCTCATGCGGTGCACCTCCAG TGTTGGTGCACAGCAAGTGAACCTCGCCTGCATGCACTTCGGCAATTTCTATGCCATACAATACAAACAAGG GTGTCTCGTGTCATTGACTCTTGTTAGGAATGAGTTCTATATTGTGCGACATGAGTTGGAGATCGTGATGCAG CTCGAAGAGCAGATCGCGGCATGTGGTCCTGACTCCTAA